The following is a genomic window from Burkholderia oklahomensis C6786.
CGAACGCGTCGAGCGCGCGGCGCAGGATCGTCACGGCCATCTCGCCCGACACCTTGATCTCGGCGATGTTCACGGCGCGCGCGGCGGGCTCGTCGACGAGACGGCGCACGCGCTTCGCGATCTTCTCGGCCTCGTCGCCCGCGCGCTCGAGGTTCGTGATCGTCTTCGAGATCGACATCAGCAGGCGCAGGTCGCGCGCGGCCGGCTGCCGGCGCGCGATGATGTTGCCGCACTCTTCGTCGATCTCGACTTCCATGTGATTGAGGCGATCTTCCGCTTCGATCACGCGCTCGGCCGCTTCGCGGTCGAATTCGTTGAGCGCGTGCATCGCCTCGGTGATCTGCGCCTCGACGAGGCCGCCCATTTCGAGCACCTTCGACGACACCGCGTTGAGATCGGCGTCGAACTGGCTCGACAGATGTTTATCCGACATTGTTGCTCTCCGTCATCCCGTTAGCCGAAGCGGCCCGTGATGTAGTCTTCCGTTTCCTTGCGCGTCGGCTTGATGAAGATCTTTTCCGTTTCACCGAACTCGATCAGCTCACCGAGATACATGTACGCGGTGTAGTCCGAGCAGCGCGCCGCCTGCTGCATGTTGTGCGTGACGATCACGACCGTGTAGTCGCTCTTGAGCTCCGCGATCAGTTCCTCGATGCGGCCCGTCGAGATCGGATCGAGCGCCGAGCACGGCTCGTCGAGGAGCAGCACTTCGGGCCGGATCGCGATCCCGCGCGCGATGCAAAGCCGCTGCTGCTGGCCGCCCGACAGGCCGTAGCCGCTCTGGCTCAGCTTGTCCTTCACCTCGTTCCAGAGCGCCGCCTTCGTGAGCGCCCATTCGACGCGGTCGTCCATCTCCG
Proteins encoded in this region:
- the phoU gene encoding phosphate signaling complex protein PhoU codes for the protein MSDKHLSSQFDADLNAVSSKVLEMGGLVEAQITEAMHALNEFDREAAERVIEAEDRLNHMEVEIDEECGNIIARRQPAARDLRLLMSISKTITNLERAGDEAEKIAKRVRRLVDEPAARAVNIAEIKVSGEMAVTILRRALDAFARLDTVSAAQIVKDDKEIDQEFRAFVRKLVSYMQEDPRTISVGLDYLFIAKAIERIGDHAKNIAEFIIYIVKGTDVRHQPRDTLDREANS